Proteins co-encoded in one Populus trichocarpa isolate Nisqually-1 chromosome 10, P.trichocarpa_v4.1, whole genome shotgun sequence genomic window:
- the LOC7475555 gene encoding E3 ubiquitin-protein ligase RHA2A has translation MGLQNQLNDVSSESIPLLLIALIANCVACLRSFLFSVFHSVGLHRLDQAHVMDDGLLGSIGSGFAGLIVLAEQRKLNRVFSYKYCCGGDSNTNDKGGSDCVVCLCTLRHGDQVRRLDCCHVFHKECFDGWLDHLNFNCPLCRWPLVSDERVEETRRRVGADVVDWLSLR, from the coding sequence ATGGGTTTACAAAACCAGCTGAACGACGTTTCTTCTGAATCGATCCCGTTGCTCCTCATAGCACTCATAGCCAACTGTGTTGCCTGCCTTCGCTCTTTCCTTTTCAGCGTTTTCCACTCCGTGGGCCTTCACCGATTAGACCAGGCCCACGTTATGGATGATGGGCTGTTGGGTTCGATCGGCTCTGGCTTCGCCGGCCTCATCGTGCTCGCCGAGCAGCGTAAACTCAACCGGGTTTTTTCTTACAAGTATTGTTGCGGTGGTGACAGTAATACAAATGATAAGGGAGGATCGGATTGTGTGGTGTGCTTGTGCACACTAAGACATGGGGACCAGGTGAGGAGGCTTGATTGCTGCCATGTTTTTCACAAGGAGTGCTTTGATGGATGGCTTGATCATCTCAATTTTAATTGCCCCCTTTGTCGGTGGCCGCTTGTGTCCGATGAGCGCGTGGAAGAAACGCGAAGGCGCGTGGGAGCGGATGTAGTGGATTGGCTCTCCTTGAGATGA
- the LOC7459809 gene encoding alpha-galactosidase, translated as MAPSRLSFPFLVFILCTTLMVTVSHAARVRELGEAEAIRRNLLDNGLGHTPQMGWNSYNHFPCKLNEELIRETADAMVSSGIAALGYKYINLDDCWAELKRDSKGNLVPKKSIFPSGMKALADYVHSKGLKIGIYGDAGTLTCAKTMPGSLGYEEQDAKTFASWGIDYLKYDNCHNNGVSPQERYSKMSKALLSTGRPIFFSLCEWGQDNPATWAAGIGNSWRTTGDIKDTWDSMISRADQNDDWASYAGPGGWNDPDMLEVGNGGMSTEEYRSHFSIWALMKAPLLLGCDIRSMDNDTFELLSNKEVIAVNQDKLGLQGKKVKKTGDLEVWAGPLSGKRIAAVLWNRGSSRAAITADFKDIGLKSSAVVNARDLWAHSTMTSVRHQLTVTVESHACKMFVLTPQ; from the exons ATGGCACCTTCTCGGCTATCTTTTCCCTTTCTCGTGTTCATTTTATGCACCACTTTGATGGTGACAGTTAGCCATGCTGCTCGTGTGAGGGAACTTGGTGAAGCAGAAGCTATAAGAAGAAATTTGTTGGATAATGGTCTTGGTCATACTCCTCAGATGGG ATGGAACAGTTACAATCACTTTCCCTGCAAGCTTAACGAAGAACTGATTCGTGAGACAG CTGATGCAATGGTTTCGAGTGGAATAGCAGCTCTTGGATACAAGTATATTAATCTAG ATGATTGTTGGGCAGAACTGAAAAGAGATTCCAAG GGGAACTTAGTGCCAAAGAAGTCTATTTTTCCGTCTGGTATGAAGGCTCTAGCAGATTATGTCCACAGCAAAGGGCTAAAGATCGGAATTTATGGCGATGCTGG GACCCTGACTTGTGCCAAGACAATGCCAGGATCACTTGGTTACGAGGAACAGGATGCGAAAACCTTTGCTTCATgg GGAATTGATTATCTGAAATATGATAATTGTCATAATAATGGGGTGAGCCCGCAAGAAAG GTATTCAAAGATGAGCAAGGCACTATTAAGCACAGGCCGACctatcttcttctctctttgtgAATG GGGTCAGGACAATCCAGCAACCTGGGCAGCTGGAATTGGAAATAGTTGGAGGACGACTGGAGACATCAAAGATACGTGGGATAG CATGATATCCCGTGCTGATCAAAATGATGATTGGGCATCCTATGCTGGACCTGGTGGATGGAATG ACCCAGACATGCTTGAGGTGGGCAATGGGGGCATGTCAACCGAAGAATACCGCTCTCACTTTAGTATTTGGGCTTTGATGAAg GCCCCTCTTCTTCTTGGGTGCGATATCCGCTCCATGGACAACGACACGTTTGAGTTGCTAAGCAATAAAGAGGTTATTGCAGTTAATCAGG ATAAGCTTGGACTCCAAGGAAAGAAAGTAAAGAAAACTGGAGATTTGGAG GTATGGGCTGGTCCTTTAAGTGGGAAGAGGATAGCAGCGGTCTTGTGGAACAGAGGATCATCAAGGGCTGCTATAACTGCAGATTTCAAGGACATTGGACTCAAATCATCAGCAGTAGTCAATGCTCGAGACCTCTGGGCG CATTCAACAATGACTTCAGTCCGGCATCAACTTACAGTAACTGTTGAATCCCACGCATGCAAAATGTTCGTCCTCACACCACAGTAG
- the LOC7475557 gene encoding rust resistance kinase Lr10, with protein sequence MIRRQESPVPSTTLFSVLIFILSTEVEARFIPHGCSRSSCGDIEIIDYPFRLKTDPPGCGETVFQLSCENNKTILEFHSGKYYVKQISYDDNRLRVVDFNLASGSCSLPYKSVSVDEVRDDHHYRLVSNTYTSFIKCSNNLSDQAYRLLPCLSGNGSSFYVSYDNYIISNLQGPCSFISRVPTVYQTVLFPSFDSILQLMQTGFDLEWSIECWDSSFSYDCYKSGNYHPPWFAAFSMTWNVLSAIYLVGRFIIAPIGIFGFLIHKYMTTKKAIDNEQRFLRRQQHSMPRRYSYSDIIAITNNFENKLGQGGFGTVYKGQLRDGFSVAVKMLDNPKCNDEDFINEVSIIGRIHQVNIVWLMGFCSEGCHRALVFEYMANGSLDKLLFSREAERHLVGWEKLLQIALGTARGIEHLHGGCNVCILHSDIKPQNVLLDNNFIPKVSDFGLSKFYPEEKDFVSISTTRGTIGYIAPEMISRNLGAVSCKSDVYSFGMLLLEMAGRRNSNSKGNCSSELYFLSWVYDHLIERADLQLENVTEIEAAIPRKLCLVGLWCIQKAASDRPSMTKVVEMLEANVDDLQLPPNALSFPQSISKEPQSDSSTELLISDTVEQSL encoded by the exons ATGATCAGAAGGCAAGAATCACCGGTACCCTCAACTACCCTGTTTTCTGTGCTAATCTTTATACTCTCAACTGAAGTTGAAGCAAGATTCATCCCACATGGTTGCTCCCGTTCTTCATGTGGAGACATCGAAATCATCGACTACCCCTTTCGCCTAAAGACCGATCCACCTGGCTGTGGTGAAAcagtttttcaactttcttgCGAGAACAACAAGACCATATTAGAATTCCACTCAGGGAAGTATTATGTTAAGCAAATTTCCTACGATGATAATAGACTCCGCGTTGTTGATTTTAACTTAGCTAGTGGTAGCTGCAGCCTTCCTTACAAATCAGTGTCGGTTGATGAGGTTAGAGATGATCATCACTATAGATTAGTCTCTAACACTTATACAAGTTTTATCAAGTGTTCAAATAATTTGAGTGATCAAGCTTATAGACTACTTCCTTGTTTGAGTGGAAACGGGTCTAGTTTTTATGTTAGTTATGATAACTACATAATTTCTAATCTCCAAGGACCTTGCTCGTTCATTTCAAGAGTTCCTACAGTTTATCAGACTGTCTTGTTTCCTTCCTTCGACAGTATCTTGCAATTGATGCAAACAGGGTTTGATCTTGAATGGTCTATTGAGTGCTGGGATTCATCATTTAGCTATGATTGTTACAAATCAG GTAATTATCATCCCCCTTGGTTTGCAGCTTTCTCGATGACTTGGAATGTTTTGTCAG CAATATATTTAGTTGGAAGATTCATCATCGCTCCGATAGGTATATTTGGATTCCTTATCCACAAGTATATGACAACAAAGAAGGCGATTGACAACGAGCAGAGATTTCTGCGCCGTCAGCAACACTCGATGCCAAGGAGGTACTCTTACTCTGACATTATTGCAATTACAAACAACTTCGAAAATAAATTAGGCCAAGGTGGATTTGGGACTGTATATAAAGGACAACTTCGTGATGGGTTTTCAGTTGCTGTTAAAATGCTTGACAATCCCAAATGCAACGATGAAGACTTCATTAATGAAGTCTCCATAATTGGTAGAATTCATCAAGTCAATATAGTATGGCTGATGGGATTTTGTTCTGAGGGGTGTCACCGAGCTCTAGTCTTTGAATACATGGCTAATGGATCTCTTGATAAGCTTTTATTTTCGAGAGAAGCCGAACGTCATCTAGTTGGCTGGGAGAAACTCCTTCAAATAGCCTTAGGGACAGCTAGAGGGATTGAGCATCTTCATGGGGGATGCAATGTATGTATTCTTCATTCAGATATTAAGCCTCAGAATGTCCTGCTAGATAATAATTTCATCCCAAAAGTTTCAGATTTTGGCCTCTCAAAATTTTATCCCGAGGAAAAGGATTTTGTGTCCATTAGTACTACCAGAGGAACTATAGGGTACATTGCTCCTGAAATGATTTCGAGGAACCTTGGAGCTGTTTCTTGcaaatcagatgtttatagtTTTGGGATGTTATTATTGGAAATGGCTGGAAGAAGGAACTCTAATTCAAAGGGAAATTGTTCAAGTGAACTATATTTCCTGTCATGGGTTTATGACCATCTGATTGAGAGGGCAGATTTACAGCTTGAAAATGTTACTGAAATTGAGGCTGCTATACCAAGAAAGCTTTGTTTGGTTGGGTTGTGGTGCATCCAA